One window from the genome of Capillibacterium thermochitinicola encodes:
- the ilvC gene encoding ketol-acid reductoisomerase: MAKMYYEQDCNLELLKGKTVAVIGYGSQGHAHALNLHESGVNVVVGLYEGSKSWKAAEEAGLKVATTAEAAKQADLIMILVNDEKQPRIYAESIAPHLKAGKSLAFAHGFNIHYGQIVPPADVNVFMVAPKGPGHTVRSQYQEGRGVPCLVAVYQDATGNAKELALAYAAGIGGARAGILETTFQEETETDLFGEQAVLCGGLCELIKAGFETLVEAGYQPESAYFECLHEMKLIVDLIYQGGLSLMRYSISDTAEFGDYTTGKRIITEETRKEMKKILQEIKDGTFARKWLLENQVNRPYFNARRRMEQESQIEQVGRELRKMMSWNK, from the coding sequence ATGGCGAAGATGTACTATGAGCAGGATTGTAACCTGGAGCTTTTGAAGGGGAAAACGGTGGCCGTGATTGGTTACGGGAGCCAAGGTCACGCCCACGCCTTGAACCTGCACGAGTCGGGGGTAAATGTGGTGGTCGGCCTCTATGAGGGTAGCAAATCCTGGAAAGCGGCGGAAGAAGCCGGGTTAAAGGTGGCGACCACGGCCGAAGCGGCCAAACAAGCGGATCTTATTATGATCCTGGTCAACGATGAGAAGCAACCCCGGATCTATGCGGAAAGCATCGCCCCCCATTTAAAAGCCGGGAAAAGCCTGGCCTTTGCCCACGGGTTCAATATCCACTACGGACAGATCGTGCCCCCGGCGGACGTGAATGTGTTCATGGTGGCTCCCAAGGGTCCCGGCCATACGGTCAGAAGCCAGTACCAGGAAGGAAGAGGGGTCCCGTGTCTGGTGGCGGTGTACCAGGATGCGACCGGTAACGCCAAGGAGCTTGCCCTGGCCTATGCGGCCGGGATCGGCGGCGCGCGGGCCGGGATCCTGGAGACCACTTTCCAGGAGGAGACCGAGACCGACCTCTTTGGCGAGCAGGCGGTGCTCTGCGGCGGCCTCTGTGAATTGATCAAGGCCGGCTTTGAAACGCTGGTTGAAGCCGGTTACCAGCCGGAGAGTGCCTATTTCGAATGTCTCCATGAGATGAAATTGATTGTCGACCTGATCTACCAGGGCGGATTGAGTTTAATGCGCTATTCCATTTCGGATACGGCCGAGTTCGGCGACTACACCACCGGGAAACGGATTATCACCGAGGAGACCCGGAAAGAGATGAAAAAGATCCTCCAGGAGATCAAGGACGGCACCTTTGCCCGGAAGTGGCTCTTGGAAAACCAGGTCAACCGGCCTTATTTCAACGCAAGGCGCCGGATGGAACAGGAAAGCCAGATCGAGCAGGTCGGCCGGGAACTGCGCAAGATGATGAGCTGGAACAAGTAA
- a CDS encoding 2-isopropylmalate synthase, with product MARRVYIFDTTLRDGEQSPGCSMNIQEKVEMAKQLERLKVDVIEAGFAIASPGDFQAVKAIAEKIKDCTVASLARAHEKDIERAAEALQQAADPLIHTFIATSEIHMQYKLKMTREEVLERTKAMVAYARRFSPNVEFSAEDATRSDPDFLCRVFETAIAAGANRINVPDTVGYTTPEEFTRLIQYLREKVPNIDKVILSVHCHNDLGMAVANSLAAVRAGVNQVECTINGIGERAGNAALEEIVMALKTRNDLFDVELGVDTRQIYRSSKLLTNITGVAVQPNKAIVGANAFAHEAGIHQHGILANRSTYEIMTPESIGLQKNTMVLGKHSGRHAFEERLKALGYTLTKEELDEAFAKFKVLADKKKVVHDADLEVLVSQKKVEIPAMYKLEQFVINTGNTFTATALVRLSKGNGNPEVLEEVSTGDGPVYAAFKAIEKIVGHSFVLEDYKVHSVTEGQDAQGEAYVRIRRNGRIFTGKGVSTDIFEASVLSYINAINKMIYEEKLEAQA from the coding sequence ATGGCCAGACGAGTGTATATTTTTGACACAACGTTAAGAGACGGGGAACAGTCCCCCGGTTGCAGCATGAATATTCAGGAAAAGGTTGAAATGGCAAAGCAACTGGAGCGTCTTAAGGTTGATGTCATCGAAGCTGGCTTTGCCATTGCTTCACCCGGTGATTTCCAGGCGGTGAAAGCAATTGCCGAGAAGATTAAGGACTGTACCGTGGCCAGTCTGGCCCGGGCGCATGAGAAGGATATTGAACGGGCGGCCGAAGCGTTGCAACAGGCGGCGGATCCGCTGATTCACACTTTTATTGCCACTTCGGAGATTCACATGCAATACAAGTTGAAGATGACGCGGGAAGAAGTGTTGGAACGGACGAAAGCGATGGTGGCCTACGCCCGGCGCTTCAGTCCGAACGTGGAGTTTTCGGCCGAGGATGCGACCCGCAGCGACCCGGATTTTCTCTGCCGGGTCTTTGAGACGGCCATTGCCGCGGGGGCGAACCGGATCAATGTCCCGGATACGGTCGGTTACACCACCCCCGAGGAGTTTACCCGGCTTATCCAGTATCTCCGGGAGAAGGTACCCAATATTGACAAAGTTATCCTTTCGGTCCATTGCCATAACGACCTGGGAATGGCCGTCGCCAACTCGCTGGCGGCAGTCCGGGCCGGGGTCAACCAGGTGGAGTGTACAATCAACGGCATCGGGGAACGGGCGGGCAACGCCGCATTGGAGGAGATCGTGATGGCGCTGAAAACCCGCAACGACCTCTTTGATGTGGAGCTCGGGGTGGACACACGGCAAATCTACCGGTCTTCCAAACTGCTGACCAATATTACCGGGGTGGCGGTCCAGCCCAACAAGGCGATTGTCGGGGCCAACGCCTTCGCCCATGAGGCCGGGATCCACCAGCATGGGATCCTGGCCAACCGCAGCACCTACGAGATTATGACGCCGGAGTCGATCGGGTTGCAGAAAAACACGATGGTGCTCGGGAAACATTCCGGACGGCATGCCTTTGAAGAGCGGCTTAAGGCGCTCGGTTACACCTTGACCAAGGAAGAACTGGATGAAGCCTTCGCCAAGTTCAAGGTGTTGGCCGACAAGAAAAAGGTGGTCCACGATGCTGACCTGGAGGTTCTGGTCTCCCAGAAAAAGGTGGAGATTCCCGCCATGTACAAACTGGAACAGTTTGTGATCAACACCGGAAACACCTTTACGGCGACGGCTTTGGTCCGGCTGAGCAAGGGGAACGGCAATCCGGAGGTATTGGAGGAGGTTTCCACGGGCGACGGGCCGGTCTATGCCGCCTTTAAGGCCATCGAGAAGATTGTCGGGCATTCCTTTGTCCTTGAAGACTACAAGGTCCATTCGGTCACGGAAGGCCAGGATGCCCAGGGTGAAGCTTATGTGCGGATCCGGCGCAACGGGCGGATCTTTACGGGAAAAGGGGTCAGCACGGATATCTTTGAGGCCAGTGTCCTCTCGTATATTAATGCCATCAATAAGATGATCTACGAAGAAAAACTGGAAGCGCAGGCTTAG
- the cimA gene encoding citramalate synthase, which yields MRVKIDIFDSTLRDGAQAEGISFSVEDKLKIVAALDNLGVTYIEAGNPGSNPKDMEFFGRMRDVSLRNAKLVAFGSTRRRDITVDQDKNVLALLSAETPVVAIFGKSWDFHVTEIIRTTLEENLRMIGETVAFFKQRGKEVIYDAEHFFDGYKNNPEYALRTLQAAFDAGADCLVLCDTNGGCFPAEVSEIVRVVTDKFKTKIGIHTHNDCGLAVANSILAVEAGATHVQGTYLGFGERCGNANLSTIIPNLQLKKGYWCIPEDQMKNLTYTARKIAEIANISLNKREPYVGNSAFAHKGGMHIDGVTKATSSFEHIDPSLVGNKRRFLMSEVAGRKTIVEKIKEIIPQIDKDSPEAEKIIQRIKEMEHEGYQFEGAESTFELIVRKQLGKYKPFFELENFKLVTEQPKLTGSSAAALIKVNVDGKSEITAAEGNGPVHALDRALRKVLEVFYPELSRVHLTDFKVRVIDSNRATAAKVRVLIESTDGESVWTTVGVSTDIIEASWIALVDSIEYKLLKELEKKMKVYL from the coding sequence TTGCGGGTCAAGATTGATATCTTCGATTCCACCCTGCGGGATGGCGCGCAGGCGGAAGGGATCTCCTTCTCCGTCGAGGATAAACTGAAGATCGTGGCGGCCCTGGATAATCTGGGGGTTACTTACATTGAAGCCGGCAATCCCGGCTCCAACCCGAAAGACATGGAGTTTTTCGGACGGATGCGGGATGTTTCCCTGCGCAACGCGAAACTGGTGGCCTTTGGCAGTACCCGGCGGCGCGATATTACGGTGGATCAGGACAAAAACGTGCTCGCCCTTCTGAGCGCCGAGACACCCGTGGTCGCGATCTTCGGTAAAAGCTGGGATTTCCATGTGACGGAGATTATCCGGACCACGCTGGAGGAGAACCTGCGGATGATCGGCGAAACCGTTGCCTTCTTCAAACAGCGGGGCAAAGAAGTAATCTACGATGCGGAGCATTTCTTTGACGGATACAAAAACAATCCGGAGTACGCCCTCCGGACCTTGCAGGCGGCTTTTGACGCGGGCGCCGACTGTCTGGTCCTCTGCGATACCAATGGCGGTTGTTTCCCGGCGGAGGTTTCCGAGATTGTCCGGGTTGTCACGGATAAGTTCAAGACCAAGATCGGGATCCACACCCATAATGACTGCGGGCTGGCGGTAGCCAACTCGATTCTGGCCGTGGAGGCCGGGGCCACCCATGTCCAGGGTACCTACCTCGGTTTTGGGGAAAGGTGCGGCAACGCCAACCTCAGTACGATCATCCCCAATCTTCAATTGAAAAAGGGGTACTGGTGTATCCCGGAGGACCAGATGAAGAATCTGACCTACACTGCCCGGAAGATTGCGGAGATCGCCAACATCAGTTTGAATAAGCGGGAACCGTACGTGGGCAATTCGGCCTTTGCCCACAAGGGCGGGATGCATATCGACGGGGTGACCAAAGCCACCAGCTCCTTTGAGCATATCGACCCCAGCCTGGTCGGGAACAAAAGAAGGTTTCTCATGTCCGAGGTGGCGGGCCGCAAAACGATTGTGGAGAAGATTAAGGAGATCATCCCGCAGATCGACAAAGATTCACCGGAGGCCGAAAAGATCATCCAGCGGATCAAAGAGATGGAGCACGAGGGCTACCAGTTCGAAGGGGCGGAGAGCACGTTTGAACTTATTGTCCGTAAACAGTTGGGCAAGTATAAACCCTTCTTTGAACTGGAAAATTTCAAGCTCGTGACGGAGCAGCCCAAGTTGACGGGCTCTTCGGCCGCGGCGCTGATTAAGGTGAACGTGGACGGGAAATCAGAGATCACGGCCGCCGAAGGGAATGGTCCGGTGCACGCGCTTGACCGGGCCTTGCGGAAGGTTTTAGAGGTGTTCTATCCGGAGCTGTCCCGGGTGCACTTGACCGACTTTAAGGTCCGGGTCATCGATTCCAACCGGGCGACCGCCGCCAAGGTGCGGGTGCTGATCGAATCGACCGACGGGGAGTCGGTCTGGACTACCGTCGGGGTCTCCACCGATATCATTGAAGCCAGTTGGATTGCCCTTGTCGATTCCATCGAATATAAGCTCCTGAAGGAGCTGGAAAAAAAGATGAAAGTCTATCTATGA
- the leuC gene encoding 3-isopropylmalate dehydratase large subunit: protein MGMTMSQKILAAHAGLETVRPGQLIEADLDLVLGNDVTTPVAVHEFRKTGLTRVFDRKKIAIVPDHFTPNKDIKAAEQCRMIREFAREMGIEHYFEVGEMGVEHCLIPEQGLAVPGDLIIGADSHTCTYGALGAFSTGVGSTDMAAGMATGRLWFKVPSALKFVLKNKPGRWVSGKDVILHIIGMIGVDGARYKSMEFVGDGLAHLSMDDRFTIANMAVEAGAKNGIFPVDEKTVAYVQEHATKPYRVYEPDPDADYDEEYEIDLSTLKPTVAFPHLPSNTKTIDEVGEIPVDQVVIGSCTNGRLSDLRTAAQILKGRKVKKGVRVLVFPGTQRIYLAALREGIIADLVEAGAVVSTPTCGPCLGGHMGILAKGERAVATTNRNFVGRMGHPESEVYLASPAVAAASAVTGIITDPAKL, encoded by the coding sequence ATGGGAATGACCATGTCACAAAAGATCCTGGCCGCCCATGCGGGGTTGGAAACGGTCCGGCCGGGGCAGTTGATCGAGGCGGATCTGGATCTGGTCCTGGGTAACGACGTGACGACCCCGGTGGCGGTTCACGAGTTTCGCAAGACCGGTTTGACCCGGGTGTTTGACCGGAAGAAGATCGCCATTGTCCCCGATCATTTCACGCCCAATAAAGATATTAAAGCGGCGGAGCAGTGCCGCATGATCCGGGAGTTTGCCCGTGAGATGGGGATCGAGCACTACTTTGAGGTTGGGGAGATGGGGGTCGAGCATTGCCTCATCCCCGAGCAAGGCCTGGCGGTTCCGGGTGACTTAATTATCGGCGCCGATTCCCACACCTGTACCTACGGGGCCCTGGGGGCCTTCTCCACCGGGGTGGGCAGCACCGACATGGCGGCGGGGATGGCCACGGGCCGCCTGTGGTTTAAAGTCCCTTCCGCCCTGAAGTTTGTCCTAAAAAACAAACCCGGCCGGTGGGTATCGGGGAAGGATGTTATCCTCCACATAATCGGGATGATCGGGGTGGACGGTGCCCGGTACAAATCCATGGAGTTCGTGGGGGACGGTCTGGCCCACCTGTCGATGGACGACCGGTTTACCATTGCCAACATGGCGGTGGAGGCCGGGGCGAAAAACGGCATCTTCCCGGTGGACGAGAAGACCGTTGCCTACGTGCAGGAGCATGCGACCAAACCCTACCGGGTTTATGAACCCGATCCGGATGCGGACTATGATGAAGAGTATGAGATCGACCTCAGCACGCTCAAGCCGACGGTGGCCTTTCCCCACTTGCCTTCGAACACAAAGACCATTGACGAAGTGGGGGAGATCCCCGTTGACCAGGTGGTGATCGGTTCCTGCACCAACGGGCGGCTGTCGGATCTGCGCACCGCGGCGCAGATCTTAAAAGGGCGGAAAGTGAAGAAGGGCGTCCGGGTCCTGGTCTTCCCGGGGACGCAGCGGATTTACCTTGCGGCCCTGCGGGAGGGGATCATCGCCGATCTGGTGGAGGCGGGAGCGGTGGTTTCCACGCCGACCTGCGGTCCCTGTCTCGGCGGCCACATGGGGATTCTTGCCAAGGGCGAACGGGCGGTGGCGACAACGAACCGGAATTTTGTCGGGCGGATGGGGCATCCCGAGTCCGAAGTTTACCTGGCCAGCCCGGCTGTGGCGGCGGCTTCGGCGGTTACCGGTATCATTACGGACCCGGCCAAGTTGTAG
- the leuD gene encoding 3-isopropylmalate dehydratase small subunit, producing the protein MKAKGRVFRYQDNVDTDVIIPARYLNTFDPEELAAHCLEDLDPEFRKKVQAGDIIVAGKNFGCGSSREHAPLAIKAAGVSCVIAATFARIFYRNAINIGLPILECPEAVQWTETGDELEVDFDQGRIVNLTKNKAFQAEPFPEFMKEIMAADGLINRVKAGR; encoded by the coding sequence ATGAAAGCGAAAGGGAGAGTATTCAGGTACCAGGATAATGTTGATACGGACGTGATCATCCCCGCCCGTTACCTCAATACGTTCGACCCCGAGGAGCTGGCGGCCCACTGCCTGGAGGATCTGGATCCGGAGTTCAGGAAAAAGGTGCAAGCCGGGGATATCATTGTGGCGGGCAAAAACTTTGGTTGTGGCTCCTCGCGGGAGCATGCGCCTTTGGCGATCAAGGCGGCGGGCGTCTCTTGTGTCATTGCCGCCACTTTCGCCCGGATCTTTTACCGGAATGCGATCAATATCGGCCTGCCGATTCTCGAGTGCCCGGAGGCGGTCCAGTGGACGGAGACCGGCGACGAGCTGGAGGTCGACTTTGACCAGGGAAGAATCGTGAATTTGACCAAAAACAAGGCATTTCAGGCCGAACCCTTCCCGGAGTTTATGAAGGAGATCATGGCGGCGGACGGCCTGATCAACCGTGTGAAGGCCGGCCGTTAG
- the leuB gene encoding 3-isopropylmalate dehydrogenase, whose protein sequence is MGNYRIAVIPGDGIGPEIVGQTLRVLDQIADTYGHHFEYKELLAGGCAIDATGEPLPEETVAECRKSDAVLLGAVGGAKWDHLPGEKRPEMALLGLRGQLGLYANLRPAYLYKQLQAACPLKPEIIGESIDLLVVRELTGGIYFGPRGRRATAERGEEAFDTEVYSEAEVERIARVAFEIARGRQRRVTNVDKANVLESSRLWRAVVTRVAADYPDVELNHMYVDNAAMQLVRNPKQFDVIVTTNMFGDILSDEASMITGSIGMLPSASLGQGNFGLYEPVHGSAPDLAGQDRANPLATILSAAMMLRYSFGLAQEAEAITSAVEQVLAAGYRTGDIMSPGQTLVGTAQMGQLVCDYIAKGD, encoded by the coding sequence GTGGGCAACTACAGAATTGCAGTGATTCCCGGGGACGGGATTGGTCCCGAGATTGTCGGCCAGACTTTACGGGTCTTGGACCAGATTGCCGATACCTACGGACATCATTTTGAGTATAAAGAACTGCTGGCCGGCGGCTGTGCCATTGATGCCACGGGCGAGCCGTTGCCGGAAGAGACGGTGGCGGAGTGCCGGAAGAGTGATGCGGTACTCCTGGGGGCCGTCGGCGGGGCGAAATGGGATCACCTGCCCGGGGAAAAAAGGCCGGAGATGGCGCTTTTGGGACTCCGGGGCCAGCTTGGCCTTTATGCCAATCTGCGACCGGCTTACTTGTATAAACAACTGCAGGCGGCTTGTCCCCTGAAGCCGGAGATCATCGGGGAAAGTATTGATTTGTTGGTGGTCCGGGAATTGACCGGCGGCATCTACTTTGGCCCGCGCGGCCGCCGCGCGACGGCGGAACGGGGGGAGGAAGCCTTTGACACCGAAGTTTACAGCGAAGCCGAAGTGGAACGGATCGCCCGGGTTGCTTTTGAAATTGCCCGCGGGCGGCAGCGGCGGGTGACCAATGTGGACAAAGCAAACGTCCTGGAAAGTTCCCGCCTGTGGCGGGCGGTGGTGACGCGGGTGGCCGCCGACTACCCGGATGTGGAGTTGAACCACATGTATGTGGACAACGCCGCGATGCAACTGGTGCGTAATCCGAAACAATTTGACGTTATCGTCACCACCAATATGTTTGGGGATATCTTGTCCGACGAGGCCAGTATGATTACGGGTTCCATCGGGATGCTGCCTTCGGCGAGTTTAGGCCAGGGGAATTTTGGTCTCTACGAACCGGTGCATGGTTCAGCCCCCGACCTGGCCGGACAGGACCGGGCCAATCCGTTGGCCACCATTTTGTCGGCGGCGATGATGCTCCGGTACTCCTTTGGCCTTGCGCAGGAGGCGGAGGCCATTACCAGCGCGGTGGAACAGGTCCTGGCTGCGGGATACCGGACCGGTGACATTATGAGTCCGGGACAGACCCTGGTCGGGACGGCGCAAATGGGGCAACTTGTTTGCGACTATATCGCCAAAGGAGACTAA
- the ilvD gene encoding dihydroxy-acid dehydratase — translation MRSDSVKVGLERAPHRSLFKALGLTEEEINRPLIGIVNAKSQIVPGHMHLDQITAAVKTGVAMAGGTPIEFPAIGVCDGIAMGHIGMHYSLPTRELIADSIEAMVLAHGFDGLVLVPNCDKIVPGMLMAAARLDIPAIVVSGGPMLKGRIGEKEISVTDIFEAVGAYKAGKLSDQELTAYEDGACPSCGSCSGMFTANSMNCLTEALGMALPGNGTIPAVYSARLRLAKATGMRIMELVKKDIRPRMILTPDAFHNALSVDMALGCSTNSMLHLAAIAYEAGVQFDLDQVNALSAQTPNLCRLAPAGRHFVEDLYAAGGIPAVMKELSRKGLLKEDCLTVTGQSVGANIAAAENLNPNVIRPVDQPYAPTGGIAVLRGNLAPNGSVVKRSAVAEAMLVHEGPARVFDSEDAAVQAILAGEIRKGDVVVIRYEGPRGGPGMREMLMPTSVLAGMGLDAEVALITDGRFSGATRGASIGHVSPEAAEGGPIAFVRDGDRIAIDMIKGTLTLKVDAAELERRKEGWTAPPPKINRGYLARYARFVSSASEGAVLKG, via the coding sequence ATGCGGAGCGATTCAGTAAAAGTCGGTTTGGAGCGGGCCCCCCACCGCTCTCTTTTCAAAGCATTAGGTTTGACGGAGGAAGAGATCAACCGGCCGTTGATCGGGATTGTCAACGCCAAAAGCCAGATCGTGCCGGGCCATATGCACCTGGACCAGATTACGGCGGCGGTCAAGACCGGCGTGGCGATGGCGGGGGGAACGCCCATTGAGTTTCCGGCGATCGGGGTCTGTGACGGGATTGCCATGGGCCATATCGGGATGCACTATTCCCTGCCGACCCGGGAACTGATCGCCGACAGCATTGAGGCGATGGTCCTGGCCCATGGTTTTGACGGGCTGGTGCTCGTCCCCAACTGTGACAAGATCGTTCCGGGCATGCTGATGGCGGCGGCCCGCCTCGATATCCCGGCGATTGTTGTCAGCGGCGGGCCGATGTTGAAAGGGCGGATCGGCGAAAAGGAGATCAGCGTGACCGATATATTTGAGGCCGTCGGTGCTTATAAAGCCGGGAAGCTCAGCGACCAGGAGCTCACCGCGTACGAGGATGGCGCCTGCCCCAGCTGTGGTTCCTGCTCCGGTATGTTCACGGCCAACAGTATGAACTGCCTCACCGAAGCGCTGGGGATGGCTTTGCCCGGCAACGGGACGATTCCGGCGGTGTATTCGGCCCGGCTTAGGCTGGCGAAAGCGACCGGGATGCGCATTATGGAACTGGTGAAAAAGGATATTCGGCCGCGGATGATCTTGACCCCTGACGCTTTCCATAACGCCCTTTCCGTTGATATGGCGCTGGGCTGCAGCACCAATAGCATGTTGCATTTGGCGGCCATCGCTTATGAAGCGGGAGTCCAGTTTGACCTGGACCAGGTCAATGCCCTGAGTGCCCAAACCCCCAACCTGTGCCGGTTGGCTCCGGCCGGGCGGCATTTTGTAGAAGACCTGTACGCGGCGGGGGGCATCCCGGCCGTTATGAAAGAACTTTCCCGGAAGGGGCTGCTGAAGGAGGATTGTCTCACCGTCACCGGCCAGAGCGTCGGGGCTAACATCGCCGCGGCGGAGAATCTTAATCCCAATGTGATCCGGCCGGTCGATCAACCCTATGCGCCCACCGGGGGGATCGCGGTGCTCAGAGGAAACCTGGCCCCCAACGGGAGCGTGGTCAAGCGGAGCGCCGTGGCGGAAGCGATGTTGGTGCATGAGGGACCGGCCCGCGTCTTTGACAGTGAAGACGCGGCGGTGCAAGCAATTCTAGCGGGGGAGATCAGAAAGGGTGACGTGGTTGTTATCCGTTATGAGGGACCCCGCGGTGGACCGGGCATGCGGGAGATGCTGATGCCCACTTCGGTATTGGCCGGGATGGGCTTGGACGCCGAGGTGGCCTTGATCACCGACGGCCGCTTCAGCGGCGCCACCCGGGGGGCCAGTATCGGCCATGTTTCGCCGGAAGCGGCGGAAGGGGGGCCGATCGCCTTTGTCCGGGATGGCGACCGGATTGCCATTGATATGATCAAGGGCACCCTGACGTTAAAAGTTGACGCGGCGGAGCTGGAAAGGAGAAAGGAAGGGTGGACAGCGCCCCCGCCCAAGATTAACCGGGGATATCTGGCCCGCTATGCCCGGTTTGTCTCCTCGGCGAGCGAAGGCGCTGTTTTGAAAGGCTAA
- the ilvB gene encoding biosynthetic-type acetolactate synthase large subunit: MRLTGADILVECLIEQGVDTIFGFPGGAVLNIYDSLYKYKDKIKHYLTSHEQGAAHAADGYARASGKVGVCLATSGPGATNLVTGIATAYMDSSPMVAITGNVPLNLIGKDSFQEVDITGITMPITKHNFMVKRVEDLAETVRRAFQIAREGRPGPVLIDIPKDITMRECEYEPRVTGQIEKKSAVNTGAIEKALAMIHEAEKPMIYAGGGVIAAEAAPELYELAVKINAPVTLSLMGMGAFPATHELYTGMIGMHGTRASNLAVTQCDLLIAVGARFSDRVVSRLDRFAPKAKILHIDIDEAEINKNVRVAHYIVGDVKTVLAKLIEGIQPKDRSQWLNHVLALKAQKQQPGNGGELTPRYILEKIYELTGGEAIITTEVGQHQIWTAQYYKFTRPRTLITSGGLGTMGFGLGASIGASIALPGKRVINIAGDGSFRMNLNELATAVEYNLPVIVVIMNNHALGMVRQWQSLFYDSRYSQTTLDRKTDFVKVAEAFGAVGFNLTAREDVEKVLREALSLNRTAVINCEIDRDHKVWPMVPPGAALEDVIVDETDLVKN, translated from the coding sequence TTGCGTTTAACCGGTGCTGATATTTTGGTGGAATGCCTGATTGAGCAGGGCGTCGATACAATCTTCGGCTTCCCCGGCGGCGCGGTGTTGAATATCTATGACTCGTTATATAAATATAAGGATAAGATCAAACATTATCTGACCTCCCACGAGCAGGGGGCGGCCCATGCGGCCGACGGTTATGCGCGGGCCTCGGGGAAGGTTGGGGTCTGCCTGGCCACGTCCGGCCCGGGTGCAACCAACCTGGTGACCGGAATTGCCACGGCGTACATGGATTCCAGTCCCATGGTGGCGATCACCGGCAACGTGCCTCTAAACCTGATTGGCAAGGATAGCTTCCAGGAAGTGGACATCACGGGAATTACGATGCCCATCACCAAGCACAATTTTATGGTCAAAAGGGTAGAGGACTTGGCCGAGACGGTCCGCCGGGCTTTCCAGATTGCCCGGGAAGGAAGGCCCGGGCCGGTGCTCATCGACATCCCCAAGGATATTACGATGCGGGAGTGTGAGTATGAGCCGCGCGTCACCGGTCAAATCGAGAAGAAGAGCGCGGTGAATACCGGGGCCATCGAAAAGGCCCTGGCGATGATCCATGAGGCGGAAAAACCCATGATCTACGCGGGCGGCGGGGTGATCGCGGCGGAGGCGGCCCCTGAACTGTATGAGCTGGCCGTAAAGATCAACGCCCCGGTTACCTTAAGCCTCATGGGGATGGGGGCCTTTCCGGCCACCCATGAACTCTATACCGGGATGATTGGGATGCACGGGACAAGGGCTTCCAACCTGGCTGTGACCCAATGCGACCTCTTGATTGCCGTCGGGGCCCGTTTCAGCGACCGGGTGGTCAGCAGACTGGACCGGTTTGCCCCGAAGGCGAAGATTCTCCACATCGACATCGATGAGGCTGAGATTAACAAGAATGTGCGGGTGGCCCACTACATTGTGGGTGATGTCAAGACGGTCTTGGCCAAGCTCATCGAAGGGATTCAACCCAAGGATCGTTCCCAGTGGCTCAACCATGTGCTGGCCTTAAAAGCCCAGAAACAACAGCCGGGGAATGGCGGGGAGTTGACTCCCAGGTATATTCTGGAAAAGATTTATGAACTGACCGGCGGCGAAGCGATCATCACCACCGAGGTGGGGCAGCATCAGATCTGGACCGCCCAGTACTATAAGTTCACACGGCCCAGAACATTAATCACTTCCGGCGGACTGGGGACCATGGGGTTCGGCTTGGGGGCTTCGATCGGGGCTTCCATCGCTTTGCCGGGGAAAAGAGTGATTAATATTGCCGGTGACGGCAGCTTCCGGATGAACCTGAATGAGCTGGCCACAGCGGTGGAGTATAATCTGCCGGTCATCGTGGTGATCATGAACAACCATGCGCTGGGCATGGTCCGGCAATGGCAGAGCCTGTTTTACGACAGCCGTTACTCCCAAACCACCCTGGACCGGAAGACCGACTTTGTGAAGGTGGCGGAGGCCTTTGGCGCGGTTGGTTTCAACCTGACGGCGCGGGAAGATGTGGAAAAGGTGCTCCGGGAAGCCCTGTCCCTCAACCGGACGGCGGTGATCAACTGCGAGATTGACCGGGACCATAAGGTCTGGCCGATGGTGCCGCCGGGGGCCGCCCTGGAAGACGTGATCGTCGATGAAACCGACCTCGTTAAGAATTGA